A genomic stretch from Mesorhizobium shangrilense includes:
- a CDS encoding addiction module antidote protein, with protein MDKSAKGFQFYAAKDRVMAREADFGLMIWDGKSPGTALNVLRLVRAGKKAVLFNVPARRAVTFKAAGDWEEFLNQGDEELQRGLRERATDEEWQPHNVSDQPDMLDALTASAPPDELAPFQSETELHAAMNEALSTGDAKAIVEALGNIARARGMSKIARDTGLAREGLYRALSADGNPEFSTVLKVLTAVGFKLTTTKAAA; from the coding sequence GTGGACAAGTCGGCGAAGGGTTTTCAGTTCTATGCCGCGAAGGATCGCGTCATGGCCCGCGAGGCCGACTTCGGTCTGATGATCTGGGACGGCAAGAGTCCGGGCACGGCGCTAAACGTCCTGCGTCTCGTCCGCGCAGGCAAGAAGGCCGTCCTTTTCAACGTCCCCGCTCGTCGGGCAGTGACGTTCAAGGCGGCGGGTGACTGGGAAGAGTTTCTGAACCAGGGTGATGAGGAACTGCAGCGGGGGCTTCGCGAACGGGCGACTGATGAAGAATGGCAGCCGCACAACGTTTCCGACCAGCCAGATATGCTTGATGCGCTGACGGCATCGGCGCCGCCGGACGAACTGGCCCCGTTTCAGAGTGAGACCGAGCTGCATGCGGCGATGAACGAGGCACTCAGCACCGGTGATGCCAAGGCGATTGTCGAAGCTCTCGGAAATATCGCGCGAGCACGCGGCATGAGTAAGATCGCGCGTGATACCGGCCTTGCGCGCGAAGGGCTGTATCGGGCTCTAAGCGCCGACGGCAACCCCGAATTCTCGACAGTACTAAAAGTCCTTACGGCCGTTGGATTCAAGCTCACCACCACGAAAGCGGCAGCCTGA
- a CDS encoding DUF982 domain-containing protein, whose protein sequence is MTALNRFERPVVVQAGRHSSERIVFSINDAAAILLRDLHRQTVKRKVAMDACLQVLRGEAHPPAARRAFVAAALEAKILRCD, encoded by the coding sequence ATGACCGCGTTGAACAGATTTGAGAGGCCAGTCGTTGTTCAGGCTGGCCGCCACAGCTCGGAGCGTATCGTGTTCAGTATCAATGACGCGGCCGCGATCTTGCTCCGTGATCTTCATCGCCAGACTGTGAAACGGAAGGTAGCGATGGACGCCTGTCTGCAGGTATTGCGCGGTGAAGCTCATCCGCCAGCCGCTCGAAGAGCTTTCGTGGCAGCCGCGCTCGAAGCAAAGATTCTGCGCTGCGATTAA
- a CDS encoding DUF982 domain-containing protein, which yields MDSSSPPRKRQPDNWDAQPRSKCKAAFTPGLIHEAALKACYDAYDGRIPVSAARNAFFGFAKRAAILEDATSAMQWLVACKSSTGKKYKCRRRRHVAGAAAEGCVLRFHASEAEAILKDGRNRSAGQRGATELCRMMAVEER from the coding sequence TTGGATTCAAGCTCACCACCACGAAAGCGGCAGCCTGACAATTGGGACGCGCAACCACGTTCCAAGTGCAAGGCTGCCTTCACACCAGGTCTGATCCATGAAGCCGCCCTCAAAGCGTGCTATGATGCATACGATGGGCGAATACCTGTGAGCGCCGCGCGCAATGCTTTTTTCGGCTTTGCAAAACGGGCCGCCATATTGGAAGATGCAACCTCCGCGATGCAGTGGCTCGTTGCCTGTAAGTCGAGCACCGGAAAAAAGTACAAGTGTAGGCGTCGGCGACATGTGGCTGGCGCCGCCGCGGAGGGCTGTGTGTTGAGATTTCACGCTAGCGAAGCAGAAGCAATCCTCAAGGATGGACGGAACCGTTCGGCTGGGCAAAGAGGTGCGACCGAGCTATGCCGCATGATGGCCGTGGAGGAGCGGTGA
- a CDS encoding transposase: MTTNMTHAMRMELANAVRDRYAAAATKDKRRILEEFIAATGYHEKSAIRVLNSPPQPRSRQTRQRPSLYDEAARGALIVLWEASDRVCGKRLKALLPILLPALERNGHLKLEEEIRHKILSMSAATIDRLLQMPRRTMPTKKKPRVVPEPRRRIKMRTFADWNEPLPGSMEMDLVAHCGEANRGSYVHSLVLTDIASGWTEAAPIVVREGTLVVETLERIRMGLPFALRALDVDNGSEFVNNRLIEYCLGHGIELTRSRPYRKNDQAWIEQKNGAVVRKLLGYRRFEGLAAARAITRLYTGIPAVRELLPALVQAGCQAARRSEGGQALSSAADAL, encoded by the coding sequence ATGACGACGAACATGACACATGCCATGCGCATGGAACTGGCCAATGCGGTCAGGGATCGCTATGCGGCCGCAGCGACTAAGGACAAGCGCAGGATCTTGGAGGAGTTTATCGCCGCGACGGGGTATCATGAAAAGTCCGCAATCCGTGTCCTGAACAGCCCCCCGCAGCCGAGGAGCCGGCAGACCCGTCAACGCCCGTCGCTCTATGACGAGGCCGCTCGGGGCGCGTTGATTGTGCTGTGGGAAGCTTCCGATCGAGTCTGCGGCAAGCGCCTTAAGGCACTGCTGCCCATTCTATTGCCGGCGCTGGAACGCAATGGGCATTTGAAGCTCGAGGAGGAGATCCGCCACAAGATCCTGTCGATGAGCGCCGCGACGATCGACCGCTTGCTCCAAATGCCGAGGCGCACCATGCCTACGAAAAAGAAGCCAAGGGTCGTGCCAGAGCCCCGGCGGCGCATCAAGATGCGCACCTTTGCTGACTGGAACGAGCCGCTTCCGGGCAGCATGGAAATGGACCTGGTTGCTCATTGCGGAGAGGCCAACCGCGGTAGCTACGTTCACAGCCTGGTTCTGACCGATATCGCGAGCGGATGGACGGAGGCCGCGCCCATCGTGGTCCGAGAAGGCACCCTCGTGGTCGAGACACTCGAGCGCATCCGCATGGGCTTGCCCTTTGCCCTGAGAGCGCTGGATGTGGATAATGGCAGCGAGTTCGTCAACAATAGGCTGATCGAATATTGCCTTGGTCACGGCATCGAACTCACTCGCTCGCGGCCTTACCGTAAGAACGACCAAGCGTGGATAGAGCAGAAAAATGGCGCCGTTGTACGGAAGCTCCTGGGTTATCGGCGCTTTGAAGGCTTGGCGGCGGCCAGAGCGATCACGCGCCTCTACACCGGCATCCCGGCTGTTCGTGAACTTCTTCCAGCCCTCGTTCAAGCCGGCTGCCAAGCAGCGCGACGGAGCGAAGGTGGCCAAGCGCTATCATCCGCCGCAGACGCCCTGTGA
- a CDS encoding SctD/MshK family protein, with protein sequence MNDAVSLHFEVLSGLYCGLTGKAALETSLIGSGLDADIIFVEQRLEPHHLRITLLGNSIEVEALAAGLSVEGNRNIAAGECVVVPLPVVIHAGAMSILWSAQDAASAGSIGIPRLSISVLALVLLSSLGIGALSAIFSYYGNTGALSANSPGAELESQLTNNRADDQTTVAAAKDLQDEVNKAGLLNIKIGSAKGVVTAEGTVTSASATSWQKAQQWFDHRTKGALTLVNGVVLKEEKGPSAIAVEAVWRGSLPYVVIDGEKYFVGALLDDGWTVDRIEDGRVLLSRNGRLAALPY encoded by the coding sequence TTGAATGACGCCGTTTCCCTGCATTTCGAAGTTCTGTCGGGGCTCTATTGCGGACTGACCGGTAAGGCGGCTCTCGAAACGAGCTTAATCGGTAGTGGCCTCGATGCCGATATAATCTTCGTCGAGCAAAGACTGGAGCCACATCATCTTCGTATCACTCTTCTTGGCAATTCGATCGAGGTCGAGGCGCTTGCAGCCGGCCTCAGCGTGGAGGGCAACAGGAATATTGCCGCAGGCGAGTGCGTTGTGGTTCCGCTTCCTGTCGTCATTCATGCAGGCGCGATGTCCATTCTTTGGTCAGCGCAGGATGCAGCGTCAGCTGGTTCGATCGGGATACCACGCCTATCCATCTCCGTACTCGCCTTGGTGTTGCTCAGCTCTCTGGGGATCGGCGCGCTATCGGCCATTTTTTCCTACTACGGCAACACTGGTGCATTGAGCGCCAATTCACCTGGTGCCGAACTTGAGTCCCAGCTGACCAATAACCGCGCTGACGATCAGACTACCGTGGCAGCGGCCAAAGACCTGCAAGACGAAGTCAATAAAGCGGGCCTGCTCAATATTAAGATCGGCTCCGCAAAGGGTGTTGTGACCGCTGAGGGCACCGTCACGTCTGCATCGGCCACCAGTTGGCAGAAGGCTCAGCAGTGGTTCGATCATCGCACGAAGGGCGCTCTAACACTGGTCAATGGAGTGGTCCTCAAAGAGGAGAAGGGGCCATCCGCAATCGCCGTTGAAGCTGTTTGGCGTGGCTCCCTGCCGTATGTTGTAATCGATGGTGAGAAGTATTTCGTCGGCGCCCTTTTGGATGATGGATGGACGGTCGATCGGATCGAGGACGGCCGCGTGCTGCTGAGTCGAAATGGCCGCCTTGCTGCTCTCCCTTATTAA
- a CDS encoding aspartate/glutamate racemase family protein — MIDAIPQRNPPSPGLLGQRNPLGVVGGMGSLATAKFLEVLARKSRVERDQDHIPFICLSVPNIPDRSHAISIGSDAPLRQILERAYWLEKAGCGALAIPCNTAHLWATEIKQALSVKFIDMVEITRQAIEDSRGSEAHNLRSISLGTSASMQNGLYAGPDENDFGKEFFRNLKKLQDDTIKIIADVKSGNTTDAQENLMRLVQAARSFEPDKIILACSEMSAICGDLADDNDIVDPINILADACIDWWIAESQSLPHMLADPIVG; from the coding sequence ATGATCGACGCCATCCCGCAACGTAATCCCCCATCTCCCGGACTTCTTGGGCAACGAAACCCACTTGGAGTGGTCGGCGGAATGGGAAGCTTGGCGACTGCTAAATTCTTGGAGGTTCTGGCTCGCAAAAGCCGAGTTGAAAGAGACCAGGATCACATCCCGTTTATTTGTCTATCGGTTCCCAATATCCCTGATCGTTCGCATGCAATTTCAATCGGCAGCGACGCCCCCTTGCGGCAAATTTTGGAACGCGCGTATTGGCTAGAGAAAGCTGGATGCGGAGCACTTGCTATCCCCTGCAATACTGCACATCTCTGGGCCACAGAGATTAAACAAGCGCTGTCAGTAAAATTTATCGATATGGTAGAGATCACACGACAAGCCATAGAGGACTCACGTGGCAGCGAAGCACACAACCTTCGCTCAATTTCCTTGGGAACGAGCGCCTCAATGCAAAATGGGCTTTACGCTGGACCAGATGAAAACGACTTCGGCAAAGAGTTTTTTCGCAACCTCAAGAAACTTCAGGATGATACCATCAAGATAATAGCTGACGTGAAGTCCGGTAACACAACAGATGCACAGGAAAATCTAATGAGACTTGTCCAAGCCGCCAGATCTTTCGAGCCCGACAAAATTATCCTAGCTTGCAGTGAAATGTCCGCGATCTGCGGAGATCTCGCAGACGACAATGACATTGTCGACCCGATTAATATCCTTGCTGACGCTTGCATTGACTGGTGGATAGCAGAAAGCCAATCACTTCCGCACATGTTGGCCGACCCGATCGTGGGGTAG
- the sctV gene encoding type III secretion system export apparatus subunit SctV, which produces MANVLRNFIERAPANPDLMVALMLLLAVAMMVMPVPVVAIDTLIGFNMGLAILLLMVALYVSTPLDFSSLPGVILISTVFRLALTIATTRLILAEGEAGSIIHTFGDFVISGNIVVGFVIFLVVTMVQFMVLAKGAERVAEVAARFTLDALPGKQMAVDAELRNGHIDANESRRRRAALERESQLYGAMDGAMKFVKGDAIAGLVVICINMLGGISIGLLSKGMSFGEVLHHYTLLTIGDALISQIPALLLSITAATIVTRVTGAASLNLGTDIVNQLTSSKRALRLAACVLVVMGFVPGFPLPVFLILAAVFATASLVKGNGLGAGNVDATTAAPGEPQKENVPAEACPIAFFLAPSLTDAIDQVELQQHIARVSQLVSADLGIIVPRIPVAADQQLPESQFRIDVEGVPVEQDLINPTQLTLTDDLANIESSGIPFRHDAETGRIWVEQSHAPALNAAGIGHHRPSELLALRVHATLTRYAPRLVGIQETRQLLGRMEREYADLVKEVLRTTPIPRIADVLRRLLDEGIPIRNTRLVLEALAEWSEREQNVALLTEYVRSGMKRQICHRYATHGIVAAFIIERETEDVVRSAVRDSAAGPYLVLEDRQSEALLSQMRQILSSTAPGQPRPVVLTSMDVRRFVRGFLTRNGIDLAVLSYQDLASDFTIQPAGSVKLPLGTNSGTLGDSRTIRVATN; this is translated from the coding sequence ATGGCCAACGTCCTGCGTAACTTCATCGAGCGTGCGCCGGCCAACCCGGACTTAATGGTCGCGTTAATGCTGCTTCTGGCCGTAGCCATGATGGTCATGCCAGTCCCGGTCGTGGCGATCGACACGCTGATCGGATTCAATATGGGGTTGGCCATACTGCTGCTGATGGTTGCCCTGTATGTCAGCACGCCACTTGATTTTTCCTCTTTGCCCGGCGTCATTTTGATTTCCACGGTATTCCGTCTGGCGCTCACCATCGCAACGACGCGACTGATCCTGGCCGAGGGGGAGGCAGGCAGCATCATCCACACGTTCGGCGACTTCGTAATCTCAGGCAATATCGTTGTAGGTTTCGTCATATTTCTGGTCGTGACCATGGTGCAATTCATGGTCCTCGCGAAGGGCGCCGAACGCGTAGCAGAAGTGGCGGCGCGCTTCACGCTCGACGCTCTGCCGGGCAAGCAAATGGCGGTCGACGCAGAGTTGCGGAACGGTCACATCGATGCCAACGAATCTCGCAGGCGGCGCGCCGCATTGGAGAGGGAAAGCCAACTTTATGGCGCGATGGATGGCGCGATGAAATTTGTGAAGGGCGACGCCATCGCCGGGCTGGTGGTTATCTGCATCAATATGCTGGGTGGGATTTCAATCGGCCTGCTCTCGAAGGGCATGTCCTTCGGCGAGGTGCTGCATCACTATACTCTGCTCACGATAGGTGATGCGTTAATCTCGCAGATTCCGGCCCTGCTGCTCTCAATTACCGCGGCGACCATCGTCACTCGTGTAACTGGGGCTGCAAGCCTCAACCTTGGTACCGACATAGTCAATCAACTCACGTCCAGTAAGCGAGCATTGCGGCTTGCGGCCTGCGTCTTGGTTGTGATGGGGTTTGTTCCTGGTTTCCCGCTACCCGTCTTTCTGATCTTGGCCGCAGTCTTCGCCACCGCAAGCCTTGTCAAGGGTAATGGGCTGGGCGCCGGCAATGTCGATGCTACAACTGCAGCTCCAGGGGAGCCTCAAAAGGAAAACGTACCTGCGGAGGCATGTCCGATCGCCTTCTTCCTTGCGCCGAGCCTTACGGATGCGATCGACCAAGTCGAATTGCAACAGCATATTGCACGCGTTTCGCAACTAGTCTCAGCCGATCTCGGCATTATCGTTCCCCGCATCCCAGTCGCGGCCGACCAGCAGCTGCCCGAGTCGCAATTCAGGATAGATGTCGAGGGCGTGCCAGTCGAACAGGATTTGATTAATCCGACACAGCTAACGCTCACAGACGATCTGGCGAACATTGAATCGAGCGGCATCCCCTTTCGGCATGATGCAGAAACGGGCAGAATCTGGGTCGAACAAAGCCATGCACCGGCCCTCAATGCCGCCGGCATCGGGCATCACCGTCCAAGCGAACTCCTCGCGTTGCGTGTCCATGCGACGTTGACCCGCTATGCACCGCGCTTGGTGGGAATCCAAGAGACCCGCCAATTGCTGGGCCGGATGGAGCGGGAATATGCTGATCTGGTGAAGGAGGTGCTGCGCACGACGCCGATCCCTCGAATTGCCGATGTGCTGCGCCGCCTACTGGATGAAGGTATCCCGATCCGCAATACCCGGCTCGTCTTGGAGGCATTGGCCGAATGGAGCGAACGTGAGCAAAACGTCGCCCTGCTCACGGAATACGTTCGTTCTGGTATGAAGCGGCAGATCTGTCACCGCTATGCCACACACGGTATCGTGGCCGCCTTTATCATCGAACGTGAGACTGAGGATGTGGTGCGCAGTGCGGTTCGGGATTCGGCTGCAGGCCCCTACCTCGTGTTAGAGGATCGGCAAAGCGAAGCGCTGCTGTCACAGATGCGTCAGATCCTTTCCAGCACAGCACCGGGTCAGCCCCGCCCTGTTGTATTAACTTCAATGGATGTCCGACGCTTCGTCCGCGGTTTTCTCACCCGAAACGGGATCGATCTTGCCGTACTGTCTTATCAGGATCTCGCCTCCGACTTTACGATTCAGCCCGCCGGATCCGTCAAGCTTCCGCTTGGAACAAACAGTGGAACGCTAGGGGATTCTCGCACTATCCGGGTTGCCACCAACTGA